The Streptomyces sp. NBC_01775 genome includes a region encoding these proteins:
- a CDS encoding serine/threonine protein kinase, which translates to MDTVIVQLPEKEGQFEDAPADRPRLLHLGPGETAEFGRGEPGSPVEVALSDPGVSRHAGQITAAEDYWRLSNYSGHVTYVVENMEGAGEHIKVPPGRLGAPVPFEFSRVVLPSREGAASFKVFAPEHAYLDAGLGFRAGEPTQSPFALDQTSKYFLVLLALCEPRLRDPSSGAIPGVGEVLDRLRPLEGCEDLTRSAVNYHIEYLATVKLRLREDTEERPAGTSRKRAELVALALRFDLVREEHLALLRTGEGRGDG; encoded by the coding sequence ATGGACACGGTCATCGTGCAACTGCCCGAAAAGGAAGGGCAGTTCGAGGACGCTCCCGCCGACCGGCCCCGCCTGCTCCACCTGGGCCCGGGGGAGACGGCCGAGTTCGGGCGGGGCGAGCCCGGCAGCCCGGTGGAGGTCGCGCTCTCCGACCCCGGGGTCTCCCGCCACGCGGGCCAGATCACCGCAGCTGAGGACTACTGGCGGCTGTCCAACTACAGCGGGCACGTCACCTACGTGGTGGAGAACATGGAGGGCGCGGGGGAGCACATCAAGGTCCCGCCGGGACGGCTGGGCGCCCCCGTGCCGTTCGAGTTCTCCCGGGTGGTGCTGCCCTCCCGCGAAGGCGCCGCCTCGTTCAAGGTGTTCGCGCCCGAGCACGCGTACCTGGACGCCGGACTCGGCTTCCGCGCGGGCGAGCCGACCCAGAGCCCGTTCGCCCTGGACCAGACCTCGAAGTACTTCCTCGTCCTGCTCGCCCTGTGCGAGCCCCGGCTCAGGGACCCCTCCAGCGGCGCGATCCCCGGTGTCGGCGAAGTCCTCGACCGGCTGCGACCCCTGGAAGGCTGCGAGGACCTGACGCGCTCGGCGGTCAACTACCACATCGAGTATCTGGCCACGGTGAAGCTGCGGCTGCGCGAGGACACCGAGGAGCGCCCGGCCGGCACCAGCCGCAAGCGGGCCGAACTCGTCGCGCTCGCCCTGCGCTTCGACCTGGTGCGCGAGGAACACCTCGCTCTCCTGCGCACGGGGGAGGGGCGCGGCGATGGATGA
- a CDS encoding FAD-binding oxidoreductase codes for MTTAGVREALTAALPDSNLITDPDVLAALSADDAEWAEAGSPLAALRAASTEEVRAAVRACAALRVPVVTRGAGTGLSGGANATDGCLVLDLSRMNRILEIDEDNLLAVVQPGVVNNDLKAAVAERGLWYPPDPASAPWSTIGGNVATNAGGLCCLKYGVTRDYVLGLEAVMGGPAGEYGTAVRVGRRTTKGVSGYDLTGLLVGSEGTLGVLTEITVRLRPALREPPHTVVGAFDSLVAAGEAVALCTRRGLRPAALELLDRACMEAVEDWKHLGIEAGAAALLLARVDDPGQAGTDEAAAVAHAFSEAGALWAERSTDEIEAEALFEVRRLAYPALERLGPVLTEDVCVPRSAVPAMLARTEEIGKRHGVRVATIAHAGDGNLHPLLITPPGDDAARRAAQAAFEELLTEAVALGGTVTGEHGVGLLKRGGMRSELGPEVCAVQQALKDTLDPLGLFNPGKVVGGAAEPEPGASTR; via the coding sequence ATGACGACCGCCGGGGTCCGCGAGGCGCTGACCGCAGCACTTCCGGACAGCAACCTGATCACCGACCCCGACGTGCTGGCCGCGCTCAGCGCCGACGACGCCGAGTGGGCCGAGGCGGGCAGCCCCCTGGCAGCCCTGCGCGCCGCCTCCACCGAGGAGGTCCGGGCGGCGGTGCGGGCCTGCGCCGCGCTGCGCGTTCCGGTGGTCACCCGCGGTGCGGGTACCGGACTGTCGGGCGGGGCCAACGCCACCGACGGCTGCCTCGTGCTCGACCTGTCCCGGATGAACCGGATCCTGGAGATCGACGAGGACAACCTGCTCGCCGTCGTCCAGCCCGGCGTCGTCAACAACGACCTCAAGGCCGCCGTCGCTGAGCGCGGCCTGTGGTATCCGCCGGACCCCGCCAGCGCGCCCTGGTCCACCATCGGCGGCAACGTCGCCACCAACGCCGGCGGGCTGTGCTGCCTGAAGTACGGCGTCACCCGCGACTACGTCCTCGGCCTCGAAGCCGTCATGGGCGGCCCGGCGGGGGAGTACGGCACCGCCGTACGGGTCGGACGGCGCACCACCAAGGGCGTCAGCGGCTACGACCTGACCGGGCTGCTCGTCGGCTCCGAGGGGACGCTGGGCGTCCTCACCGAGATCACCGTGCGGCTGCGGCCCGCCCTGCGCGAGCCCCCGCACACCGTGGTCGGCGCCTTCGACAGCCTGGTGGCGGCGGGCGAGGCCGTCGCCCTGTGCACCCGGCGCGGGCTGCGCCCGGCCGCGCTGGAACTGCTGGACCGCGCCTGCATGGAGGCCGTAGAGGACTGGAAACACCTGGGCATCGAAGCGGGCGCCGCCGCCCTGCTGCTGGCCCGGGTGGACGACCCCGGCCAGGCGGGGACCGACGAAGCGGCGGCCGTGGCGCACGCGTTCAGCGAGGCCGGGGCGCTGTGGGCGGAGCGCTCCACCGACGAGATCGAGGCGGAGGCGCTCTTCGAGGTGCGCAGGCTCGCCTACCCCGCGCTGGAGCGGCTGGGGCCCGTACTGACCGAGGACGTGTGCGTGCCGCGCTCGGCGGTGCCCGCGATGCTGGCCCGCACCGAGGAGATCGGCAAGCGGCACGGCGTCCGCGTCGCCACCATCGCGCACGCGGGCGACGGCAACCTCCACCCCCTGCTGATCACCCCGCCCGGCGACGACGCGGCCCGGCGCGCCGCGCAGGCGGCCTTCGAGGAACTGCTCACCGAGGCCGTCGCGCTGGGCGGCACCGTCACCGGGGAACACGGCGTCGGCCTCCTCAAGCGCGGCGGGATGCGCAGCGAACTGGGGCCCGAGGTCTGCGCGGTGCAGCAGGCGCTCAAGGACACGCTCGACCCGCTCGGCCTCTTCAACCCCGGGAAGGTCGTCGGAGGGGCGGCGGAACCGGAGCCGGGAGCCAG
- a CDS encoding serine/threonine-protein kinase, whose amino-acid sequence MDEATARLDLPAGYRVGEWTLTDRLGAGSWGVVYAAEDEAGGPAAVKFLPTHLLPPGQREAMEQLVQREVRFSLEADHPNVVRTRAALTLHDPDRPELEGVTALVMDRAENSLQELLTGGSTGSGGSGPTGSGSTGPVPEAARVLAGVAAGLAHIHERGWVHGDLKPGNVLLAPEGRVWLADFGLTAELDGTHAYVPPLGSLDHVPPEWWSDREGGRSVVRPTADIWAFGVLAHQVLTGGAHPFPGGTARARALAAQAYARGSAELRLDNGVPAPWHELIADCLRPDHGSRAALGAAELAARAGALRDRPPTGEEGRPGEDAGGDTAGEGAGPEGAGPQPSGARRRRLAVLAAAIGVPVVGAAAVAGALLGDGTAAPESKPESKATASSSPVAGALPAKSDVPRSLRPTITRAARLCADEEVTPALLAAMLKAESGFDAKAKRPETDEYGIAMWTPSVFKGWAADGDHDGDKDYMSPPDAISAMSNYVCWMDQQFKKKGLREDLPGFMAAGYRTSSRTVIEERGVPERLRPHVNRVKRYLKEYSR is encoded by the coding sequence ATGGATGAGGCCACCGCACGGCTCGACCTGCCCGCCGGATACCGGGTGGGGGAGTGGACGCTGACCGACCGGCTCGGCGCCGGAAGCTGGGGCGTGGTGTACGCCGCCGAGGACGAGGCGGGCGGCCCTGCGGCCGTCAAGTTCCTGCCGACCCACCTGCTGCCGCCGGGCCAGCGCGAGGCGATGGAACAGCTCGTCCAGCGCGAGGTGCGCTTCAGCCTGGAAGCCGATCACCCGAACGTCGTACGCACCCGCGCGGCGCTGACGCTCCACGACCCCGACCGCCCGGAGCTGGAGGGCGTCACCGCGCTGGTCATGGACCGCGCCGAGAACAGCCTCCAGGAGCTGCTGACCGGCGGATCCACGGGATCGGGCGGCTCCGGCCCCACGGGATCGGGCAGCACCGGTCCCGTACCCGAAGCGGCCCGCGTCCTCGCCGGGGTCGCCGCGGGGCTGGCCCACATCCACGAGCGGGGCTGGGTGCACGGCGACCTCAAGCCAGGCAACGTCCTGCTCGCCCCCGAAGGGCGGGTCTGGCTGGCCGACTTCGGGCTGACCGCCGAGCTGGACGGCACCCACGCCTACGTCCCCCCGCTGGGCTCGCTCGACCATGTGCCGCCCGAATGGTGGTCGGACCGGGAGGGAGGCCGCAGCGTCGTCCGCCCCACGGCGGACATCTGGGCCTTCGGCGTGCTGGCACACCAGGTGCTCACCGGCGGAGCGCACCCCTTCCCCGGCGGCACGGCCCGCGCCCGCGCCCTGGCCGCGCAGGCGTACGCGCGCGGCAGCGCCGAACTCCGCCTCGACAACGGCGTCCCCGCGCCCTGGCACGAGCTGATCGCGGACTGTCTACGTCCCGACCACGGCTCCCGCGCAGCCCTCGGAGCGGCGGAACTGGCCGCCAGAGCCGGCGCGTTGCGGGACAGACCGCCGACAGGTGAGGAAGGACGGCCCGGGGAGGACGCCGGAGGGGACACGGCGGGCGAGGGTGCCGGACCCGAGGGCGCCGGACCGCAGCCGTCAGGGGCCCGCCGCCGTCGTCTCGCCGTGCTGGCGGCGGCCATCGGCGTGCCCGTGGTGGGCGCCGCCGCCGTGGCCGGTGCCCTTTTGGGGGACGGTACGGCAGCTCCCGAGAGCAAGCCCGAGTCCAAGGCCACCGCCTCGTCGAGCCCGGTGGCCGGCGCCCTCCCGGCCAAGTCCGACGTACCGCGCTCCTTGCGGCCGACGATCACCCGCGCCGCCCGGCTGTGCGCGGACGAGGAGGTCACCCCGGCGCTGCTCGCGGCGATGCTCAAGGCGGAGAGCGGCTTCGACGCCAAGGCGAAGCGCCCCGAGACCGACGAGTACGGCATCGCGATGTGGACGCCGTCCGTCTTCAAGGGGTGGGCAGCCGACGGTGACCACGACGGCGACAAGGACTACATGTCCCCGCCCGACGCGATCTCGGCCATGTCCAACTACGTGTGCTGGATGGACCAGCAGTTCAAGAAGAAGGGCCTGCGCGAGGACCTGCCCGGCTTCATGGCGGCCGGATACCGCACCAGTTCGCGCACGGTCATCGAGGAGAGGGGCGTCCCCGAACGCCTCCGCCCCCACGTGAACCGCGTCAAGCGCTACCTGAAGGAGTACTCGCGCTGA